Proteins encoded together in one Leishmania donovani BPK282A1 complete genome, chromosome 33 window:
- a CDS encoding ubiquitin-conjugating enzyme, putative → MPLTAAGMRTLMRQMQEVQEHPVDGVQVRPADSMNEYHFDLDGPEGTPFAAGRFHVALIFDEQYPEVPPKGFFRTKIFHPNISERGDICVNALKRDWAPTLGLRHILVVIRCLLIEPNPESALNEEAGRLILEEYAAYERKAAMYTTINAARPNGMPRFTLPEVQAEKASSLVTADASAPVAGESGASSTTAAASASSMANGSTPSTATRRLTLSEANCHPGAATAAEKAEKSKKKALRRI, encoded by the coding sequence ATGCCTCTGACGGCGGCTGGCATGCGGACGCTGATGCGTCAGATGCAGGAGGTGCAAGAGCACCCCGTCGACGGTGTGCAAGTGCGCCCGGCGGACTCGATGAACGAGTATCACTTCGACCTGGACGGTCCGGAGGGGACGCCGTTCGCGGCTGGCCGCTTTCATGTTGCTCTCATTTTCGACGAGCAGTATCCGGAAGTGCCGCCAAAAGGCTTCTTCCGCACCAAGATCTTTCACCCCAACATCTCCGAGCGTGGTGACATCTGCGTGAACGCGCTGAAGCGTGACTGGGCCCCGACGCTTGGGCTGCGTCACATTCTTGTCGTCATCCGCTGCCTTTTGATCGAGCCGAACCCGGAAAGCGCGTTGAATGAAGAGGCGGGACGACTGATCTTGGAGGAGTACGCAGCATACGAGCGCAAGGCTGCCATGTACACCACTATAAACGCCGCGCGTCCGAACGGGATGCCGCGGTTCACGCTTCCCGAGGTccaggcggagaaggcgtcCAGCTTGGTCACGGCGGATGCCTCGGCTCCCGTAGCTGGGGAGAGCGGCGccagctccaccaccgctgctgcctcagCATCTTCCATGGCAAACGGCAGCACACCATCGACTGCCACACGCAGGCTGACCCTGTCGGAGGCGAACTGCCACCCAGgtgcagccacagcggccGAGAAGGCCGAGAAGtcaaaaaagaaagcgctgcgccgcatctgA